A stretch of Elstera cyanobacteriorum DNA encodes these proteins:
- a CDS encoding RluA family pseudouridine synthase gives MTATILTVPDDLAGERLDRALAVLLPDLSRSRLKTLIEGGHVLLLTEAPEAEDDDPIDGATVTEPSSRVKPGQVFALALPEAEAAAPVPQDIPLSILYEDASVIVIDKPAGMVVHPAPGNPDGTLVNALLYHCGESLTGIGGVARPGIVHRIDKETSGILVVAKTETAHAHLSAQFADHSVDRSYRAFVWGGPVPLEDRIEGPIGRHPTDRKRMAITAKGKHAVTYYSTLARYGVPDITLVTQLACQLETGRTHQIRVHLTHRGHPLLGDPVYGRPSKQSLAAYAGAQRSGALARWDQIAAYVKDWDRQALHAAELGFTHPVSGERLHFASPLPADLAGLESFLEGA, from the coding sequence ATGACCGCGACGATCCTAACCGTGCCCGACGATCTGGCCGGGGAACGGCTGGACCGCGCCCTAGCCGTTCTGCTGCCCGATCTATCGCGCTCCCGCCTGAAAACCCTGATCGAAGGGGGGCACGTGCTGCTTTTAACCGAAGCGCCCGAGGCGGAAGACGACGACCCGATCGACGGTGCGACAGTAACGGAGCCGTCCAGCCGGGTCAAACCGGGGCAGGTCTTCGCCCTGGCCTTGCCGGAGGCCGAAGCCGCCGCGCCGGTGCCGCAGGATATTCCGCTGAGCATTCTCTACGAGGATGCCAGCGTGATCGTGATCGATAAGCCCGCCGGGATGGTGGTGCATCCGGCGCCGGGCAATCCCGATGGCACGCTGGTCAATGCGCTGCTCTATCATTGCGGCGAGAGCCTGACCGGCATTGGCGGCGTCGCCCGGCCCGGCATCGTTCACCGGATCGATAAGGAAACCAGCGGCATTCTGGTTGTCGCCAAGACCGAAACCGCCCATGCGCACCTGTCGGCGCAATTTGCTGATCATTCGGTGGACCGCAGCTATCGCGCCTTCGTGTGGGGCGGGCCGGTGCCGCTGGAAGACCGCATCGAAGGCCCCATTGGCCGCCACCCGACCGACCGCAAGCGCATGGCGATTACCGCCAAGGGCAAGCATGCCGTGACCTATTATTCGACGCTCGCCCGCTATGGGGTGCCCGATATCACCCTGGTCACGCAGCTTGCCTGCCAGCTTGAAACCGGGCGCACCCATCAGATTCGCGTCCATCTGACCCATCGCGGTCACCCGCTGCTGGGCGATCCCGTCTATGGTCGCCCGTCGAAACAATCCCTCGCCGCTTATGCCGGGGCGCAACGGTCGGGCGCTTTGGCGCGCTGGGACCAGATCGCCGCCTACGTAAAGGATTGGGACCGCCAAGCGCTGCACGCGGCGGAGCTTGGCTTCACCCACCCCG
- a CDS encoding DUF6476 family protein, protein MAALKALVIGMGVLIIVGVVVLAATLASRMAGNKAVWENTVMLPEGYGLMGVAGTQDRVILHTRGPKGEALLLAVDPATGKTLGRIIVQGTAP, encoded by the coding sequence GTGGCGGCGTTGAAGGCTCTGGTCATCGGAATGGGGGTTCTCATTATCGTCGGCGTTGTGGTGCTGGCCGCCACTTTAGCCTCCCGCATGGCCGGAAACAAAGCGGTGTGGGAAAACACCGTCATGCTGCCGGAAGGCTATGGGCTGATGGGCGTCGCCGGTACGCAAGACCGGGTGATCCTGCACACGCGCGGCCCGAAGGGCGAGGCGCTGCTGCTGGCCGTCGATCCCGCGACCGGCAAAACCCTGGGCCGCATCATCGTACAAGGAACGGCGCCGTGA